From a region of the Methanolinea sp. genome:
- a CDS encoding molybdopterin dinucleotide-binding protein, whose amino-acid sequence MKFLLNTGRTIRQGSYVERKNAPSYREETSSIRMNPIDMFELMAEEGDRVRVRSKTGEVVMWVRPDPGLVRGRVFCCLGPYANHLVSPETHGTGMPDFKVTEVEIEITEDPVPSPGALMGRCGGVPYED is encoded by the coding sequence ATGAAGTTCCTCCTGAACACCGGACGGACGATCCGGCAGGGCTCGTATGTGGAGCGGAAGAATGCCCCCTCATACCGGGAGGAGACCTCTTCGATCCGCATGAACCCAATCGACATGTTCGAGCTGATGGCAGAGGAGGGCGATCGCGTGAGGGTCCGAAGCAAAACCGGCGAAGTGGTGATGTGGGTCCGGCCTGACCCGGGTCTCGTCCGGGGGAGGGTCTTTTGCTGCCTCGGGCCATATGCAAACCACCTCGTCAGCCCGGAAACCCATGGCACCGGGATGCCAGACTTCAAGGTCACCGAGGTGGAGATCGAGATTACAGAGGACCCGGTTCCGTCCCCTGGAGCGCTGATGGGCCGGTGCGGGGGTGTCCCGTATGAAGATTGA